The following are encoded together in the Humulus lupulus chromosome 5, drHumLupu1.1, whole genome shotgun sequence genome:
- the LOC133834134 gene encoding uncharacterized protein LOC133834134, with amino-acid sequence MSLSVLPISPSSFHSIRINTLLPSSSSSSSSSFFFSPSSSSSLSLNRLRRLSFCHSFTPEQDGVASSDDYDDDEEEQVLEALKQEANVLGLTDGSSSLLPDRWDVLGLGQAMVDFSGMVDDEFLEKLELEKGTRKVVNHEERGRVLRAMDGCSYKAAAGGSLSNTLVALARLGNKPIGGPPLNVAMVGSVGSDPLGSFYRAKLRRANVNFLSEPIKDGTTGTVIVLTTPDAQRTMLSYQGTSSNINFDPCLAKTISNTKILVVEGYLFELPDTIKTIKKACEQACRSGSLVAITASDVSCIERHYDEFWEIAGNYADIIFANSDEARALCDFATEESPVAAARYLSHFVPLVSVTEGPRGSYIGVKGEAVYIPPSPCVPVDTCGAGDAYASGVLYGLLRGMSDLRGMGSLAARIAATVVGQQGTRLRVQDAVKLAECFAFHLDSSSSSSSNSSSTGNIQSDFGSDHISSC; translated from the exons ATGTCTCTCTCCGTTCTTCCCATTTCACCTTCTTCTTTTCACTCCATTAGAATTAACACCCTtcttccctcttcttcttcttcttcttcttcttctttcttcttttccccttcttcttcttcttccctcagCTTGAACAGACTGCGCAGGCTCTCCTTTTGTCATAGCTTCACCCCTGAACAAGATGGGGTTGCATCATCCGACGACTacgatgatgatgaagaagaacaaGTATTAGAAGCTTTGAAACAAGAAGCTAATGTCTTGGGGTTGACAGATGGGTCTTCCTCTCTCTTGCCTGACAGATGGGATGTCTTGGGCCTTGGCCAAGCCATG GTGGACTTCTCTGGCATGGTGGATGACGAGTTTTTGGAGAAGTTGGAATTGGAAAAGGGGACGAGGAAGGTCGTGAACCATGAAGAGAGAGGAAGAGTTTTGAGGGCAATGGATGGTTGTAGCTACAAGGCTGCAGCGGGTGGCTCTCTTTCCAACACTCTGGTTGCCTTGGCAAGGCTTGGTAATAAGCCTATTGGGGGTCCTCCTCTCAATGTTGCCATGGTTGGCAGCGTTGGGAGTGATCCGTTGGGCAGCTTCTACAG gGCGAAATTGCGGCGTGCAAATGTAAACTTTCTTTCCGAACCAATCAAGGATGGGACAACCGGTACAGTGATAGTTCTCACAACTCCAGATGCCCAACGAACTATGTTATCGTATCAG GGTACATCATCAAACATTAATTTTGATCCTTGCCTAGCTAAGACAATTTCCAATACAAAGATTCTTGTAGTTGAAGGATATTTATTCGAGCTTCCCGATACAATCAAAACAATCAAGAAAGCATGCGAGCAAGCATGCCGGAGTGGTTCCTTGGTTGCCATCACAGCATCTGATGTCTCTTGCATTGAGAGACACTACGATGAATTCTG GGAAATTGCTGGCAACTACGCAGACATCATATTTGCAAATAGCGATGAAGCTAGAGCTTTATGTGATTTTGCAACAGAGGAAAGTCCCGTTGCTGCTGCAAGGTATCTAAGTCATTTTGTACCTCTAGTCTCGGTCACAGAAGGACCAAGAGGATCCTACATTGGTGTGAAAGGAGAAGCTGTATACATTCCCCCTTCTCCTTGCGTACCAGTCGACACTTGTGGTGCAGGCGATGCTTATGCGTCTGGTGTTTTGTACGGTCTGTTACGAGGCATGTCAGACTTGAGAGGCATGGGCAGCCTAGCCGCTCGAATAGCTGCTACTGTAGTTGGACAACAGGGCACTCGCCTTAGAGTTCAAGATGCGGTAAAGTTGGCTGAATGTTTTGCATTCCATcttgatagtagtagtagtagtagttcaAATTCAAGTTCCACTGGTAATATTCAGTCAGATTTTGGGTCAGATCATATATCCAGTTGTTAG